The genomic segment GCTCCTGTAACATAAACTGCGCCCTGGCGCCGCCATTTGGTTGGTTGGAAAGAATCAGTTTAGTGTTGGCCTCCAGCTCAAGTCTTGACCGGGTGATTGCCAGTCCAAGACCAGGTTTGACATCGCCAAGTAAAATATCTGGCCCAAAGCCGACGCCATTGTCGGACACGGCGATAGTGGGGTGACCGGCATCAATATACGCATGAATGGTCACATACAGAGGCCGCCGGTTGCCATGTTTTATGGCGTTTTCAATAAGTGGTTGTAACACCATGGCAGGTATGGGCGCACTTAGCAGCGCTTCATCAATGTCAAATGCCACTTGCAGATTATTGCCAAACCGACATTGCTCGATTTCACACCACTGATGGAGCATCAACAATTCATCCGATAAGGAAACGAGGCCAGACGACTGATGGTCTGAAATAGCGTGTTTGAGCGAGTAGCGCAGTATCGCTGACAGGTTGTGTACAAGCGTTTCAGCCTGACCCGGGCTGGACTGTACTAAGGCCGCGATAGTATTCAAGCTGTTAAATAAAAAGTGTGGGTTGAGCTGACTGTGAAGTACCTTTATTTCAGCCTGCTGACGCAGCAACTGCTCATCTTTTAAGTGCTTTCGTGTGAGGTAGAATTTTACCAGTAATAGTATTGCGCTGCTCCAGGGCAGAGCGATGATGAGTGCATCGCTAAGCATAAAGGCAGGTATGCCCAGCAAGTGTGCTCTGAGTGCCCCAAATATCCATCCACCAGCGACCATGCTCAGATAAAGGCAGGAAAATTGCAGTATCCAGTGCGCTATTTTTGCCCTTTGTATCAGTACATAGCCCAAAATCATGGGTAGCCAGTACATAAAGATGACGGCACAGATGGACGAAAGTACAACAGGAAGTGAGAGCGCAGCAGCGCGTTGTGCCCAGTCGGTAAAGCTAATAGACAGACTCACCATGGCAATAATGGTTAATGCGCCGATTTGCTCATTGCGTTGTAAAGAAACTACTGACATCTCAGTCTTCCGGGTAAAAATCGTGTGGACATCTTACCCTAAGTAGAGACGCGTGCAGCAATAAGCTAAGTGAACAGTCATTTTTCCTGGCTGAATGGCACAAAGCCATCAAACCCCTCGCATTGTTTGTCAGGGTCGAGATGGCTGAGCGAGGGGAGCTGTTAGCGGAAAATCCGCCTGGTGGCAGCCCCTGTGCTGGCGGTATCTATACCGTACAGCGCTGAGACGCCTTGGGCGACAGGGGTCATAGGAAATGTCTGGGCCACGTTGGCGTTATGTGCTGCGTTAGACAGCGCCTGGCTTGTTGCAAGCATAAAGTTACCCATGGCAACTGTAGGTGGATCACCAAGCAGCTTGGTATTGACTTGAGAAACTGAATCCGTGATCTGACTGTTTACAGCGGTAGGAAATGCCATCATACGACTCCTTTTTGTAGGTTGTATACGTGTACTTT from the Pseudoalteromonas sp. R3 genome contains:
- a CDS encoding histidine kinase, with amino-acid sequence MSVVSLQRNEQIGALTIIAMVSLSISFTDWAQRAAALSLPVVLSSICAVIFMYWLPMILGYVLIQRAKIAHWILQFSCLYLSMVAGGWIFGALRAHLLGIPAFMLSDALIIALPWSSAILLLVKFYLTRKHLKDEQLLRQQAEIKVLHSQLNPHFLFNSLNTIAALVQSSPGQAETLVHNLSAILRYSLKHAISDHQSSGLVSLSDELLMLHQWCEIEQCRFGNNLQVAFDIDEALLSAPIPAMVLQPLIENAIKHGNRRPLYVTIHAYIDAGHPTIAVSDNGVGFGPDILLGDVKPGLGLAITRSRLELEANTKLILSNQPNGGARAQFMLQELPC
- a CDS encoding RebB family R body protein, encoding MAFPTAVNSQITDSVSQVNTKLLGDPPTVAMGNFMLATSQALSNAAHNANVAQTFPMTPVAQGVSALYGIDTASTGAATRRIFR